DNA sequence from the Dreissena polymorpha isolate Duluth1 chromosome 3, UMN_Dpol_1.0, whole genome shotgun sequence genome:
TGTATttcatacattatataagcaatcctggtaatgtcacaaaatataacgataacatcagTACTCCAGATTAGAGACCAAAAATCAGTCCAAATTATTCCATTGTTTCGCgtttgtaaaacttaataatttttaggtttttaaattgtcgaacaatgaatataatggatattttagagcatggttaattttcagtattactgtttcctcccaaatgtcataactacaacgaaaatttgcaaatctgaaacagtttatttcaattttgtcaatttaccaaaacatgaaaaggtcacTTTAAGAATGTAACATCTATGTACACAAATCTATACTTATTTAAAGAAATTTCAAATTGcttttattcaattaaatataaacaattgaatacattttaaaacctTTGAAATCAAGATATAAAACAGTGTTATTCACATACAGGATACCGTCTGATACCGCATGTCACAGAGAGTAATCAtagttataaatattattgaaatacaaatattatttttgactTCAAACATTTATTCCAAATAAAAAGCACCAACATTCCCACAAATTGTTATTGATCTATATAGCCATTGAGTGACACCAGTTCTCCCAAGGAGGATGTGGAGAATGATTCAGAAGGGGCAGTTACTCTGCCAAGTCGACAGAACTCTGCTGACCAGTTTGAGTCCAGGTAAGAGTTGTCTACCATGCTAGGTATGAATTTTGTGCATGGTCTGCTGAgtgtttaaaagtaaaaaaaattgtgtagtaCCTGAAGAAACAATTTCTTGACAATACAAATTTCAGACTAATAGGTAGTTATTATTAACATCCTAAGTTTACATTTTGTGCAGGCCTGCTGAGTATTGTTTGAAGTAAAATTAATAGTGTGGTACCTAAAGGAACAATGTCTTGAGATGAAAGATCACACACAAGCTGGTAGGTATGATTAAATGACCTTGATACTGATTATAATGGAATTTGTATTGATTTGCCAGGTGTAAGTGCTTTCTTTAAtggtaacatatttttttaatgttgtataCCTGTATTTATACTTGCAAAGACATGACAAATCAACATCTGGCTAAAGATTAGAGTAAGAATTTCAAGAAAGTCTATGACATAAAGTTCTGTAACTTCAGTACTGTTATAAATTATCATCCTTCTTTATGAAGATGTGAGAAATTTCAACTTAATAAGTCTAGATACTTCGCCAATACAAACGAATGTAAAAATGAATTTGGtacaaatacaatttaacctGCAGTAAATTCATTTCTATGTTAATCATGTAAAGAACATGtgcaaaaaaaactaattttgGCTTGTGGGATCAACTGACATGTTGGCAAATTTTATTTGGATAGAAATAGTATATTAAAACGATTAATTTCAAAATGTCACAATATTTATTCCTGTTTTGACCTGGTTGCAGGTACACTGCTGATTATGACCACATGCATGTGCTGGGCAAGGGAGGCTTTGGTGTGGTGTTTGAGGCCCGCAACAAGGTTGATGAGTGCCACTACGCCATCAAACGTATCCCTCTGCCAAATAGGTTAGTATGCCACTGTCCAACAGATAAGTATGTCTAGCAAGTTTATATTCCAGTTGTTTAGAGGTAAGTATCCCACTGTCCAACTGATTATTATCCCATGGTCAGACATGACAATATCCCACTTACCGGAAGTTATGTATCCTGTTGCTTTAATGACTACAATCCCACTGTCCTACAGGTTATTGTCAACTTCCAAACAGCTTAGTATGTCACTGCCCAGCCAGTCAAAATCCCACTTCACAATAGCTTAGTGTGTCACTGCCCAACCAGTCAAAATCCCACTTCACAATAGCTTAGTGTGTCACTGCCCAACCAGTCAAAATCCCACTTCACAATAGCACTGCCCAACCAGTCAAATCCCTCTCCACATTAGCTTAGTATGTCACTGCCCAACCAGGTAAAATCCCACTTCACATTAGCTTAATAACCAACTTTGTTAAAGGTTATGGCAAATTAATATGTTATTGTAACCATAAGTGCATTGTATTTACACTCTTTCATAGTCCATTTTGTTGACCCAGACTTTGTTCTGCAAATACCCACAGCATGCTGTTTAAACTATCAATACTTATACCAGATTTTTGTTAGACCCCTTAaagttaaatgtatatttttgtttacaaaatctGTCAATAATACTGCTTTGATACTAGTATATTAAGTAATATAAATGAgttgtgaaaatggggttaaatgcatgtggataaagtgttgtcccaaattagcttgtgcaatcagggacaacacttcctgcTTGACAAAAATTTGtgtttataagagacttccttttcacaaaaaatgtcattaaagcagaaagtttcatctctgattagcctgtgtggactgcgcaggctaatatgggatgacacttatctTATATGCATTATTCCCCATATTCATATATGGTGGTTCAAATAATTGTTTCAGTGACGGAGCCAAGGAGAAGGTCATGAGAGAAGTGAAGACTCTGGCCAAGCTAGACCATGTGGGCATAGTGCGTTACTTCCACACGTGGATTGAGTCACCACCTGCGGGCTGGCAGGAGGAGAGGGATCGCGCTTTTGAGTGCAGGTAAATATAGGCAGAAGATGTGTTCATGTGTGGTTGTTTTACATCATTACTGGCAGGGGAaatcatttatgtttttatgaacaTGATACAAATCTTCTACCTATTCAGTGATGATTTTAATGCTTTGGCTATAAACAAAGGATATGGggattattttttgtatttaaaaaatattttagtagACCGACAGATTAAGTGATCTAAGGATCATCACACTGGAAGTGTTCTGTATTTTACTTCTCATGATAAATAAAAGCCATAGCCCACCATCACTTGAAGatgaatatataaattataactaCACTAAGTTTTCATTCAAACAGCTATAGCCAGCTTTGTGTGTTACCTTGCTGttaattgtttttaagttttcaaattgGACTTATTTAAAAGTGTATACATGATATACTGCTGTAGTGTCATTCCTGCTAAGGCATGTAACTCTTACATGAAATCTGTTATTATTCCATCTTACAGTGAAGGAGTTACCTCCCCTATCTTCTCAGAATACACCAGCTACACCCCAAGTCCACTTGCAAGGGGATCACAGCAAACAGAATCTAGCAACAACAATTTGAAAGACTCTCCAAAGCTTCAGACAAGTCCTCTAGATTTTCTAAAAAATCCCCTTGGAGATAATATTCTTGAATTAACCGAGGGTCAGATAAAGCGAGGAGCTAGTGAAGAGTTTTCAGTGCATAATATATCTGAGAGTGGGTGGGGCATTGAAGATATGTCTACCAGTAATAGGTCCAGGGGTTGGTGGGTGCATAGAAAAGATCTAGAGAACGATGAAAGTGGATCATTTAGTGGTGTGGGTACTCCAAATTTAAATCAAGGGCATTTGGATGACAGTGTTGACATATCATTCAGACACGAACATAACAATAATCTAAACAGCAATAATAATGTGAACAATGCGAAAACCACTGGTAAATCTGTATGGGACATTCAGGATGTGGAGCCAGAGGACCATATTGTGCGGATGGAGGATTCTAACAGTGCATTCCAGATTGTCTTCGAAGATTCTGGATGCGGAGATAGAAGCTCTAAGGATTCCATAGAAGACATAAGTGAAGGCTGCCAATCGAATCTCTCCAGGAATTGTCTAGACTCTAGTATGGGCTCAAACATCGACACTACAAACCCTTTCAAGAAAACACATTCCAGGTCAAATTCACAGCTCAGTGTAAAGTTGCACTCGCGTTCCCCATCTAAGGACCTTGCAAATCTTACTGTAGAAAAAGAAACCAAGCACAAAGACGAAGCAGATTGTGacaagaaaattaccacaactgAAGCGGATAGATCTACACCAAAGCCTAAACTTTATCTTTACATACAAATGCAGCTATGTCGGAAAGATACTTTAAAAGACTGGCTTTCTGCAAACACGTTAAACCGTGACCGTCACAGTGTGTTGGACATTTTTGACCAGATCGTCTCAGCAATAGAGTATGTACATGACTCGGGTCTTATGCACAGAGACTTGAAGCCCTCCAATATATTCTTCTCCCTCGATGGGGTAGTGAAAATGGGAGACTTTGGTCTCGTAACTGCCTTGACTGATGAACAAAACGAGGTCTTGCTTGTAGGAGACCCTTTCAAAAAGCACACGGCACAAGTGGGCACGCAACTTTATATGAGCCCAGAACAAGTATGTTGAGAGATTCGCTTTCACTTTCAATCTTGCATCTTTTACATATCAAAGAACGATAGTTTGTTTTAAAGGAAGGATTATGTagttctcttataatacacttgcAACTTATTAATGGAAAGCTATGCATGTTGcaacataaaaaaaattgactAGATATTTGCCAACTTATTTGCAACCGTAAGGCAAATGTATAAGCAAATGTGTTATTTATTGAGTTAAATAGATCATCCGTACTGCAAAAACAACGTTTTGCTTCAATtaggaaaataaatattaagattTCTTCATTGTTTTCTTTTGAACACTATGTTGAAgtcacaattataaaattattccctaattaatttacaataaagacCATCATTGTACAGGTTCCCAGTTCAcgtataaaatgtattatttgacaTACCAGGAATTTGCAGAAGATGCagataatttaattgttaaaacaggagtgtttaaatacaaactttaaaaaaaattaatgcaatAGATCGAAAAACATCCTCCATGGTATCCATAGATACCACAGTAACCATGTATTCCTATACAATATCCACCATAGTATCCATAGTAACCATATATTCCCTGCCTTTACAGATGAGTGGTAAGAAGTACTCGGCTAAGGTGGATATTTTCTCACTGGGTGTGATTCTCTTTGAGCTCCTGTACCCGTTTGCTACTCAGATGGAGCGAGTCAACACGCTTGTGAACGTCAAGCGACAGGTTTTTCCAGAACGTTTCAATCGGGAAATGCAGAAAGAAGTATGTAGTATAAAAGGGTTATTCGGTTTAACAAATATTCCTAATTATTTTGTAATTGTCAATATTAACCGATTTCTGATTGTTTTACAAAGAGAGGCTTTGATGAGTATTTGACGTGTATGTGTGCTTTGTTTTTGTAAACCAGCTCTCCCAGGTAAACTGGGAATAGGTTAACTGACTtctgtgatttgattgaaatactttttaaaaaatacaaggagtcaaaacaagcaaacaaccatgaacacaatttttaaaatataatttaaaaaattatttacgtCCAATTGATGATCACTTTCTACATTATACATCTAAAATTGTAATGTTTAGTCTATCTTACCTTGTTTCAGGCCACGTTTGTGAGCTGGTTGCTTTCACCCAAGCCTGAGGACCGTCCATCTGCCAAGGCCATCTTGGACAGTGAGTTGCTGAAAGAGTTCGAGAGTCGAAGGATGCCAAGAAGATTCCGCACCCGAACTGTATCTCAGAATAGCTCATAGACACATATTTTTATCCATACGTTGAATCATTTAACTCATTAGCACAGGTGTAATTTGTAGCACATATTGACAATTTTCATTTACCCATTTCATTAACTTATTGTTTTCTCCAAACAATTGAATCTTTTTAGATTATTGTTATTGATAAAAGTTTTCAGCATTAATATTGATTTCAGtactgtattttgaaaaaaaacgtgTCCTTTATGTTAATTGTCCTTTATGTTaactttgtttgtgtgtttttttttgtacatcaTCTATTGACTAATACACATTCAGTATTGTGAGAACTggaaaatgttttcattattccattatttatgctgtttactgatcatcagtatctaagggtttgaattgaaacctttaaaacttggatttagtaagaaaggcctaaataaaattaaactttctgagggactacaaatgcgtaaaaatacttacattttttttgtatttaaaaggtAAATTGTTAAATCTTGCTCAAACTCTCACAGCTGAATGACCTTAAtttgtaaattgattataaaGAAAGGAGTAATGACCCTGAATAGTGTTGGCTGAAACATGGCCCTTTGTCTTTATATCTTTTGTAGAATATATTATGGATTTGTCTGTGTCCATGTGTTTAGGGAGCTAATATGTAagaatttatttgtatttcattataacaaaGTGTCATAGCTATTTGTCATTGAAAACCCATTTATTCAGTAAGTTTCTCATATCCACATTGACTTTCATCAAACAGTGCCATCTTATACCTCACAGACTCTAGCCTTGTGATTTTTCACCCGCATTATCCCATGAAAATGCCTGGTCCCTTGTTAATAATTGGCAGTGTCTCAAAGTTTGCAATAGATGTTTATCATTTACTCCCACAGGGTCTCAGAATATACCATAGACTCTTGTCATTTCATCATAACAGTGTCTTCGAACAGACCATAGATACTTGTCATTTCATCCCAAGTTTTATCAGAATAGACAAAAGACACTTGTCATTTCATACTAACAGTGTATTAGACTAGACCATAGACACTTGTCATTTCATGCTAACAGTGTTTTAGAACAGACCATAGACACTTGTCATTTCATACCAACAATATCTCAGAATATAACATAAACTCTTCTCATTTCAACTCAACAATGGTCTCGAAAACGACCATCAAAACTTGGGCAACATCAGTGTGTATGAAAAGACTTTAGACACTTGTCATTTCACCCAAACAGTCTTTATTTTTTAGGTGTGGTAATTGATGCATGTATTACATATCAATTTCATGAACTTTCTGATGGTTCGACAAGTTTATACATGGTCATGCATATTAATGTTATGACAGAAACCATATATTTTGtggttaaaaatttaattatgaaTATGGTTATTTAGAGAAACGCGTTTGCTTTTATTGGTGGCTGGTTGCATTATATAATATGAACAATCATTTTAAGTTGTTTGTGTTTTTGGTGTGTTATAACTAATATGTAACACAATATTTTTGTTCACAAATCATTTCAAGCTTTTCTATACGAGTATACCGATTTTTAATTACAGTAAGATTAGTAGGTACAAGTATATCCTTGTAGTTTTTATAATGAAGGCAAAACTGAACATAATTATATACTATGTACCAGTACTCTgaaagtgtttacatttatctctGAAATCTCCTTTTGATTATGCATTGAGATTGTGATTTGAATTGCATGTGTGGTTGTTGTAATAACTATGTAAACTAATATACATTGTAACCATGGATGGAATACAAAACGGTTTATAATTATAGTGTATTTGAATATGAATTGACTATCAAATTTGTATTTGTTGGAATGACACATGGATACTTATTAGTTATGGTATTGTTTTGCAAACAATGATATTATTGTTACTTTTATGTTTGTTATGTGTTGGTTTTAATGAGTTTATGGATGCATCCCCCGACATTTTTCACTTGAATCCGGTAATGCGTAAATAGATCTTATGCCATTAGcgaccagcatagctccagaccagcctgcacaatgGCGCTGTTTGCTAGAAAGATTGTCTTTCTCCTATAATGTCACGCAAGGTTTTTTGGCAACTTTTCCAAGATATGGTACCTCCTGACCACAGAGGCGTCGGAGCTTGGGCGGCAGGGGCGACGGCCGCCTccccaatattttcggcaaaaatgacatatcggcaaagaccttttttcattttttttcatttcaatacccatttatttgaaaatatctttaccacgaagcaaggtaatcacgttttcgcggttatgacacatGTATTGTTGATTGCCATCACCCACCCGCGGTAGTGTACGTGTCAATATGTTGTTAATTGCTCGGTCTTTATTATAACGATTatccctttattcttgagtagttaaacctgggaatctttaattgtcggtatgatcttagcctttgcttcttttcattaatataaagaaagtatgacatgaaacaaatgtgccaatatCCAATAGTCCtatattatcacaaaattaaagacacctcaagatacctgaattaattgtaattaCTCAAATtaaatcgataattctaaaaaacttatttaatgttttttttaccactttttgtgtcatttcaatatgtctactccaaaccaCCAAACGAATTTCGGGAAAAAATCCCGAAGAACGATCTTTCAGcccacatgatccctattgttgtgtcgcctgctacaaagtacaaactgcgccatatagagatcacttcttcatcgtctgtctgtctgtcacaacttttgtcattcataatATGCCTGTAATAGTCgggtatcaggcataaaaacgcaccaaAATGCgctatttgattttaaaatttaaaaaaaaatcccggAACCCCACCAACGGGAGCGGGATACCTCCTCCCAGACCCACCCCAtccgccgccccaatgtcaatttgcttccgacgccctTGGACCAGCCTTTGGGTtagagctacgctggtcgcatatggcataatacccatttttgcatgacgcagcTCACTTGTCAAATGATTATGCCCTTGTTATAAGCATGTTTAATTGATACTAACCATAAATTAtagttattgaaaaataaaattaaaaccatctttgttgttgtttctgtatGTAAACAATACATGAAACTGCAAAATTTTTATTGGATCACATTTATGTCGGACTGAAACAAAACTATCATGGAAGCAGTACTTTTGAAACAGCCGTGCCTGTTGTTGTTTTGGAAAACATTAACTTTGGAAAATGATTGGATTTTGACATTCGTTGAAGCGCTTGTTTGGAATATTTGTAACGTCAGCGATCATTACAGCGATGAGACACGGGCAGTATTTTCGAAAACGGCATGTAAACGGCCCTGTTTAATTTCTCTACAATCACGCAAATTATTTTTCAACACCATACCCATTATCATaatgtgctgttgttgttttttgcaatgtATACTATGGTTGTTGATCATCtcttaatgcatcgcaaaaagaggGTGCGCCAGTGATTAATGGCCGCGTAATAAGATACATGGCGGAAATTAATAAGTACAGTGCAGCCGTTTTCATCGTGCAAGTTTAGACTTTTCAGCAAATCGACCAGTTGACATGGAACTTCCTCCCCCGTTTAGGATGCCGACCGAAGAAATAAATATTTGCCGGCGGTTATCATCAAGGTCTAGATTTTGATTTTCCAGAATATAAAACGTACATTTAATGATGTGTAACGTGAATAGCCGTTTTATCTTTATAACGCTTAATTCAAATTGCGGTCGTCATGCTGCTTATGTCAATGTTTATGACGGtctgttatttacatttatacacGTTTccctgtttaaaaaaaacaatattcgtTTGTTCGTAAGCAGGTATAAATTCATTTTTAACAAGCATAGTGCTGTTGATAAGTTATTGTCTAAAGTTGTGTTTATGTGTTTTTCAAATCTGCGCAATGCCGACTTTCTTGAAATAAAGAGAGTATTACATAAGCTTCATATTTGTAAGTGTCATCCTTTTATATATGAACGTTATAAAATGCAATTTAGAGATCGTATATCCTTTTGACATACTATTAGAtacaaagtttgtttaaaaattaacaagTTTACGTTGTCCACGAATAAGAAATTTGATTAACGCGGGCAATACGCGCCTTGTATAATATGGCAAGGTATTTTAATCCTAAAATGCTCAGATAATCTAGAGCCAATTGTTGACAGATACCTTCATATGTCAATTGGTATTTAATTTGTACACTGAGTTTTAATGGAAAAGCACTGTTGCTGCACATGCTTCCACATGATCGGTTTGTAAGGGATAATAATCTGAATATAAAGTTATATCATACCGAGCATTAAtaagttattgtaaaatttataaatttatttaatacttGACATTTCCCTTCGACGAACTATTGTTGATCTTCCACTGGACATGGTGTGTTCTGTCCAAACAAAAACTCGTATCAATACTTGACATATGAATTACGTGATATGCACCATTATAATCTAGCACCTCCGAATGTGAAACGATTATCCTAAATTCGTTGATTTGTTAAATCAGTCTCCACGCtgagttagtttaaacctatttattttagctcgatttcatcgaaagcctaaggcttatataaacgctctcgagtccgtttcctgggcctagaaccagtacttggtgtctttgggggagatctaaagaacgctcccacggtggggatcgaacccgtgacctcccggtcgctaggcggacaccatatccattacaccaaggCGACCTCCACGCTGAGTTGTCGTTCCAAGCTCCTACAAACAatatctgccatcacaagaacaTCCTCATAGAATGTATCTTTTGTTTAAGAACTGTATTGTTAAAAGAAGTACCATtcattttgcttttatttttatgtatgtaATGAACAACCAATTACCTAATTAAAGAACAGGACCATGGGCTCTAAGGCACTCACCTGAAATCCAAatgaactagactattctgagaaAGTGCGAGCTTATTCATACAGATTGGACCACAAAGTTGATTTCAAGAGTATTCATATGTTTCTATTTGATCTAGTTTTGAGCTCAAACGGCCCACTTTCAATCTCAGCCGATATCTCttgttttaaagtattttcaagagtttcgtttttccattaatatactatttttagaataagcacatgcgcatagtaacaaaccttagcaaccaaacagaagggccgatattatgagagCCATTGTACATGCTACATATTACTGCAGGGAGCTTAATATAGccagtattttataaaaaatttaaatgCACTTTTCGTTGTGATGTCCAATAATACACATTTAGCTATAGATTGGCATATAACACCTGCGCGTTCTGGTATGGGGTGTATTCGTATGTATTCATCACGTGGGCCGGAAAGGGGCCGTCTATAAAATATGTCActccaggtggggggagggggtgtaagaaagtgtgacattgggtaggggggggggggacaggTCATGTGTGTTTCTAATTTATTCATTagaatttacaaataattttcaaaaaattgtgaaacatttgaacttgttatatgtcaaaataagacgaattacGTACAGGTGTATCTCCTGAATGTGCTGTTCGAATTTTGAATAGGCACCTTaattggctgggccggcttattcaataggcacaaccttcACGCAGATTTCATTAGTAAGTGACGAAATAATTGTTAGTAAAGGGTGACTTTGTGACGTCctttagggggggggggcgtccAAGATTTTGTGACgggggggaggaggggggggggataacaagagctgtcagaggacagcgcgctcgactatttgagtgcttgacagtataacataagcgatcatggggaaattgttcataatcaataatttattagacgatctttcaaaaataaaaaaggaaaaataaattttttttttaattggggggggggggttcagatggggtataatgtggggtgtggtcatttattagacgatctttcaaaaataaaaaaggcacaaacactttttttgtgggggggggtagggggtgagagtggggtataatgtggggtgaggtaatttataagatgatgataacaaaaaattggggggtatGGGGTGagaggggatataatgtgggaTTTGATAAtgtataagatgatgtttaaaaaaaatatttttttttttttttgggggggggggagaggttggggggtggtgggggggtggaaagggattctgggtaggggcgtggggtattgtttgggtggaattcattgtggtattcaggtaagtgttgttttgtcaaagtaataataaaatgtgatcataaataaataagttatggcaatttaagcaaaatgttcaataatctaagtgtaaaaggggccataattatgtcaaaatgcttgatacagtggtctgctcttgtatataggttggggtcatgttggttaacaagtatgcagaatataaaagcaatatgtcaacagatacaggaaatatttggggtagtacgcaaagtttaacattggtttatcaataatatgcatattctaagtataaaaggggcaatcattctgtcaaaatgcttgatacagttgtctgctcttgtttataggttcgGGTCATGATGGTAagcaagtatgcaaaatatgaaagcaatatgtcaagggacattgaaaatatttggggtatcacgcaaactttaacatttgctgcatattctaagtggaaaaggggccataataatgacaaaatgcttgatatagttgtctgctcttgtttataggttggggtcatgttggataacaagtatgcaaaatataaaagcaatatgtcaaaggatataggaaatatttggggtagtacgcaaactataacatagatatatcaatcatattcatattctaagtataaaaggggcaataattctgtcaaaatacttgatacagttgtctgctcttgtttataggttggggtgatgttggtaaacacgtatgcaaaatatgaaagcaatatgtcaagggacagtgaaaataaatggggtagtacgaaaactttaacatttgctgcatattctaagtggaaaaggggccataataatgacaaaatgcttgatatagttgtctgctcttgtttataggttggggtcatgttggtaaacacgtatgcaaaatatgaaatcaatatgtcaagggacaaataaaatattttgggtagtacgaaatctttaacatttgcacgctaacgcagacgcagacgctaacgccgacgccggggtgagtaggaaagctccactatatatatttcatacataaaagtcgagctaaaaataattggggtagatatagtacgaaaactttaacatttgcacgctaacgcagacgccgacgccggggtgagtaggatagctccacta
Encoded proteins:
- the LOC127871136 gene encoding eukaryotic translation initiation factor 2-alpha kinase-like isoform X2, with the protein product MGRKGRKRWNSCLMWFATSLGALCLTISCSNASNRDLHDTREEVMFSGGSTDLRFQRVVDNTRKLIYISTLDGKFSALDVKNEGELLWSVPADGRPLLSSSISQLEIMENGVSTRYIPSLDGGLYRYDGESIHPVPLTADKLLSSSHKMSEDTMMVGGKDLVTLGLDPLTGQMRYKCGVKGCHTFGDDVGREDDLLIVTRQTQTVRAVDSRTGSEKWNYSVGQHEVAFMKGHHKVIDHHDDETERDEVTCSVDDEDTADTMDMFSGTVKIVVPDGMVVGVSPDNFQSVAWTYKFKSPISSVWLLYQGELRQLDLFDNKNIPALSSFSADDAPIHQPLLYVGMHDKQFYVQSSERMREKMMAASEKYKDDRLMTTCNTDASLPRVSWKPYLNTAQWRTPSMRNNQAQQIEGGSPINMVTEQCDQPDDHALVIWHENYPFDNGFYLYPEFTMKVPVSEKEGMSEATSDGNQSHESTLYEDVLAMPVTLWTWWKEVIAISVVFSVLTHIVLNRLQRVRDGREIEQSSSSSQPLSDTSSPKEDVENDSEGAVTLPSRQNSADQFESRYTADYDHMHVLGKGGFGVVFEARNKVDECHYAIKRIPLPNSDGAKEKVMREVKTLAKLDHVGIVRYFHTWIESPPAGWQEERDRAFECSEGVTSPIFSEYTSYTPSPLARGSQQTESSNNNLKDSPKLQTSPLDFLKNPLGDNILELTEGQIKRGASEEFSVHNISESGWGIEDMSTSNRSRGWWVHRKDLENDESGSFSGVGTPNLNQGHLDDSVDISFRHEHNNNLNSNNNVNNAKTTGKSVWDIQDVEPEDHIVRMEDSNSAFQIVFEDSGCGDRSSKDSIEDISEGCQSNLSRNCLDSSMGSNIDTTNPFKKTHSRSNSQLSVKLHSRSPSKDLANLTVEKETKHKDEADCDKKITTTEADRSTPKPKLYLYIQMQLCRKDTLKDWLSANTLNRDRHSVLDIFDQIVSAIEYVHDSGLMHRDLKPSNIFFSLDGVVKMGDFGLVTALTDEQNEVLLVGDPFKKHTAQVGTQLYMSPEQMSGKKYSAKVDIFSLGVILFELLYPFATQMERVNTLVNVKRQVFPERFNREMQKEATFVSWLLSPKPEDRPSAKAILDSELLKEFESRRMPRRFRTRTVSQNSS